One part of the Solanum dulcamara chromosome 3, daSolDulc1.2, whole genome shotgun sequence genome encodes these proteins:
- the LOC129883689 gene encoding uncharacterized protein LOC129883689, whose amino-acid sequence MIHMESVHGLKQSNKNQRILVSPGSDSSWEGYDEVRSKHRNDPAVMNKLREKLKSKATVKHAPKEIDNKIEGVTTCPNLPKGMKYVIKKIPSHPLRFGTAYRANFLDDFESSIGEEGIKLFRMEFLFQILDYMPNSSVQDMPHYCGILVVERPMMVIISFISFNESDSS is encoded by the exons atgatacatatggaatccgttcatggtctcaaacagtccaataaaaatcaacgaattcttgtttctcctggttctgattcgtcttgggaaggttacgacgaagttagatccaaacatcgtaacgatccagcagtgatgaataagctacgtgagaaattgaagtcgaaagctacagttaaacatgcacccaaagaaatagacaacaagattgaaggggttacaacatgccctaatctcccaaag ggaatgaaatacgtcatcaagaagatcccgtcccacccattgagattcggaacggcatatagggctaattttcttgatgattttgaatcatcaataggtgaagaaggtataaagttatttaggatggaatttctattccaaatacTGGACTACATGCCGAATTCTTCAGTTCAAGATATGCCACACTATTGTGGAATTTTGGTTGTCGAAAGGCCAatgatggttat aatctcatttaTCAGCTTTAATGAATCTGATTCATCTTGA